From the Silurus meridionalis isolate SWU-2019-XX chromosome 5, ASM1480568v1, whole genome shotgun sequence genome, one window contains:
- the smad5 gene encoding mothers against decapentaplegic homolog 5 — protein MTSMSSLFSFTSPAVKRLLGWKQGDEEEKWAEKAVDALVKKLKKKKGAMEDLEKALSSPGQPSKCVTIPRSLDGRLQVSHRKGLPHVIYCRVWRWPDLQSHHELKPLEVCEYPFGSKQKEVCINPYHYKRVESPVLPPVLVPRHSEFNPQHSLLVQFRNLSHNEPHMPVNATYPESFQQHSGGSSFPISPNSPYPPSPASSGTYPNSPASSGPSSPFQLPADTPPPAYMPPEESMGQDGSNSMDTGNSIVPRGDVQPVEYEEPSHWCSIVYYELNNRVGEAYHASSTSVLVDGFTDPSNNKNRFCLGLLSNVNRNSTIENTRRHIGKGVHLYYVGGEVYAECLSDTSIFVQSRNCNFHHGFHPTTVCKIPSGCSLKIFNNQEFAQLLAQSVNHGFEAVYELTKMCTIRMSFVKGWGAEYHRQDVTSTPCWIEVHLHGPLQWLDKVLTQMGSPVNPISSVS, from the exons ATGACCTCCATGTCCAGCCTGTTTTCATTCACCAGCCCAGCAGTGAAGCGACTGCTTGGTTGGAAACAGGGCGATGAAGAGGAGAAATGGGCTGAAAAGGCTGTGGATGCGCTGGTGAAGAagctgaagaaaaagaagggcGCTATGGAGGACCTAGAGAAGGCCTTAAGCAGCCCTGGGCAGCCCAGCAAGTGTGTGACCATCCCTCGTTCACTTGATGGTCGTCTGCAGGTGTCCCACAGGAAGGGCCTTCCACACGTTATCTACTGTCGTGTTTGGCGTTGGCCTGACCTGCAGTCACACCATGAGCTCAAGCCTCTGGAGGTGTGTGAATACCCATTTGGCTCAAAACAGAAGGAGGTTTGCATCAACCCTTACCACTACAAAAGGGTTGAAAGTCCTG TGCTTCCACCTGTGTTGGTGCCAAGACACAGTGAGTTTAACCCCCAGCACAGCCTTTTGGTGCAATTCCGCAACCTGAGCCACAATGAGCCACACATGCCTGTGAACGCCACCTATCCAGAGTCTTTCCAGCAGCACAGCGGTGGAAGCTCCTTCCCCATATCTCCAAATTCACCTTATCCACCTTCTCCTGCAAGCAGTGGCACGTACCCTAACTCTCCAGCCAGCTCGGGTCCATCCAGCCCTTTTCAGCTCCCAG CCGACACCCCTCCCCCTGCCTACATGCCTCCAGAGGAGTCGATGGGACAGGATGGCTCTAATTCCATGGACACTGGCAACAGCATAGTGCCAAGAGGAG ACGTGCAGCCTGTAGAGTATGAAGAGCCAAGTCACTGGTGCTCTATTGTGTACTATGAACTGAACAATCGTGTCGGTGAGGCTTACCATGCCTCCTCTACTAGCGTGCTGGTGGACGGCTTCACTGATCCATCCAACAACAAAAATCGCTTTTGCCTGGGTCTCCTGTCCAACGTTAACCGTAACTCCACGATTGAGAACACTCGGCGTCATATTGGCAAAG GTGTTCACCTGTATTATGTTGGAGGAGAGGTGTACGCCGAGTGTTTGAGTGACACCAGCATTTTTGTGCAGAGCAGGAACTGCAACTTCCACCACGGTTTCCACCCCACTACCGTCTGCAAGATCCCCAGCGGCTGCAGCCTCAAGATCTTCAACAATCAAGAGTTTGCTCAGCTGCTGGCCCAGTCTGTCAATCATGGATTTGAGGCCGTCTATGAGCTCACAAAGATGTGCACTATTCGCATGAGTTTTGTAAAG GGTTGGGGAGCGGAATATCATCGACAGGACGTGACCAGCACCCCCTGCTGGATAGAAGTGCATCTGCATGGTCCTCTTCAGTGGCTGGACAAAGTACTAACTCAAATGGGTTCGCCTGTGAACCCCATTTCTTCAGTTTCCTAA